A region from the Candidatus Zixiibacteriota bacterium genome encodes:
- a CDS encoding 4Fe-4S dicluster domain-containing protein, translating to MARVYNWQIGREMSYWYPEKRPKRQFAAVFDTNKCIACQTCTLACKTTWTSGKGQEYMLWNNVETKPYGFYPIAWDVNLLEKLGVQSWTGGRYTGRTIFEAAEAGERVLGWRPDEMDYSNPNVGEDDCLNGVGKGAHFTGEHQSWFFYLARMCNHCTYPACLSSCPRGAVYKRPEDGIVLIDQQRCRGYQECVKACPYKKTFYNPMTRTSEKCIACFPKIESGLQPQCFVNCIGKIRLAGWISKPEAARAESPIDFLVHVKKVALPLFPQFGLEPNVYYIPPVHVPREYLRQMFGPGVDAALEVYKSAPRDKDLAGLLTLFGSTERMIAKWKRAGEQVLGYDETGSEIVRIPLREPVHIRRAFDAARGVMRANVS from the coding sequence ATGGCGCGCGTCTACAACTGGCAAATCGGACGTGAAATGTCTTACTGGTATCCGGAGAAGCGGCCCAAGCGGCAGTTCGCGGCGGTCTTCGATACCAACAAATGCATCGCCTGCCAGACCTGCACCCTCGCCTGCAAGACCACGTGGACGAGCGGCAAGGGCCAGGAGTACATGCTCTGGAACAACGTGGAGACCAAGCCCTACGGTTTCTATCCGATCGCCTGGGACGTCAATCTCCTGGAGAAACTCGGCGTCCAGAGCTGGACCGGCGGCCGCTATACCGGGAGAACGATCTTCGAGGCGGCCGAAGCGGGGGAGCGGGTCCTGGGATGGCGGCCCGATGAGATGGACTATTCCAATCCCAACGTCGGCGAAGACGACTGCCTCAACGGCGTGGGGAAGGGAGCGCATTTCACGGGCGAGCACCAGTCCTGGTTCTTCTACCTGGCGCGCATGTGCAATCACTGCACCTACCCGGCGTGTCTCTCCTCCTGTCCACGCGGCGCCGTCTACAAGCGCCCCGAAGACGGCATCGTCCTGATCGATCAGCAGCGCTGTCGCGGGTACCAGGAATGCGTCAAGGCCTGTCCCTACAAGAAGACGTTTTACAACCCGATGACCCGGACGTCCGAAAAATGCATCGCCTGCTTTCCGAAAATCGAATCGGGGCTTCAGCCTCAGTGCTTCGTCAACTGCATCGGCAAGATCCGCCTCGCCGGCTGGATTTCCAAACCGGAGGCGGCACGCGCGGAAAGCCCGATCGACTTCCTCGTGCACGTCAAAAAGGTCGCCCTGCCGCTCTTTCCCCAGTTCGGTCTCGAGCCCAACGTTTACTACATCCCGCCGGTCCACGTGCCGCGCGAATACCTCAGGCAGATGTTCGGGCCGGGCGTCGACGCGGCGCTGGAGGTCTACAAGAGCGCCCCCCGGGACAAAGACCTTGCCGGCCTGCTGACCCTTTTCGGCTCAACGGAGCGAATGATCGCGAAGTGGAAGCGGGCCGGCGAGCAGGTGCTGGGCTACGACGAGACGGGCTCGGAAATCGTCCGGATCCCGCTGCGCGAGCCGGTCCACATCCGGCGGGCGTTCGATGCCGCACGCGGCGTGATGCGGGCAAACGTGTCGTAG
- a CDS encoding ethylbenzene dehydrogenase-related protein, which translates to MGSRKHRAAAEARSSAAPRKPGSFTFDMLRPVRRGAAKATFLLALSAVVPLALAACAERRPPVSEAEVKAVFESKLPSTADDRIWERVPLHTARLVLQDMVEPRLMQASTPFVEVQAVTDGREIVFRLSWPDPTRDEVPGPGRFSDAVAVQLPAATTPDVPAPQMGEEGRPVEITYWSAVSQAIADGRKDEIGAIYPRAALDHYPFEAPPLTPGSPEQQAAAKRYAPARNVDNPVAAPRTAPVQDLVAQGPGTLQVAPRTVSRGHGKYGGGRWFVLLARPLPSGAQPGGRTQVAFAVWEGSRQEVGARKMRSVWIPLAFEAAK; encoded by the coding sequence ATGGGCAGCCGAAAACATCGGGCAGCGGCCGAGGCGCGGTCTTCCGCGGCTCCGCGAAAGCCGGGAAGTTTCACCTTCGACATGCTTCGCCCCGTCCGGCGCGGCGCCGCAAAAGCGACCTTTCTGCTGGCGCTCTCGGCCGTCGTCCCTCTCGCCCTCGCCGCCTGCGCCGAAAGACGACCGCCCGTCTCGGAAGCCGAAGTCAAAGCGGTGTTCGAAAGCAAGCTGCCGTCCACCGCCGACGACAGAATCTGGGAGCGGGTCCCTCTGCACACGGCCAGGCTGGTCCTTCAAGATATGGTGGAGCCGCGGCTCATGCAGGCTTCTACGCCGTTCGTCGAGGTCCAGGCGGTTACGGACGGACGCGAGATCGTCTTTCGATTGAGCTGGCCCGACCCGACGCGGGACGAGGTTCCGGGCCCTGGCCGGTTCAGCGACGCCGTCGCCGTTCAACTCCCCGCAGCAACGACCCCCGACGTCCCGGCGCCGCAAATGGGAGAAGAAGGCCGGCCGGTCGAGATCACTTACTGGTCGGCCGTTTCTCAGGCGATCGCGGACGGCCGAAAAGACGAGATCGGCGCGATTTATCCGCGAGCCGCGCTGGATCACTATCCGTTCGAGGCGCCGCCGCTCACGCCGGGATCGCCGGAGCAGCAGGCCGCGGCGAAACGTTACGCGCCCGCGCGTAACGTGGACAATCCCGTGGCGGCCCCGCGAACGGCTCCCGTGCAAGACCTGGTGGCGCAGGGCCCGGGCACGCTGCAGGTCGCGCCCAGGACCGTTTCCAGGGGCCACGGCAAATACGGGGGCGGACGCTGGTTCGTGTTGCTGGCCCGGCCGCTGCCGTCCGGGGCGCAACCCGGCGGTCGGACCCAGGTTGCGTTCGCGGTCTGGGAAGGATCGCGCCAGGAAGTCGGCGCGAGAAAAATGCGCAGCGTCTGGATTCCGCTGGCGTTCGAAGCGGCAAAATGA
- a CDS encoding molecular chaperone TorD family protein, whose translation MTAGGEIMAQTLAARAAAWRLAAVLLERPRPERTAEIDRLSSEVHDAALVLCARRAGSWSEASYHRLFGPGGTASPREASYCGFEDPGHLLAALESCYRAFSFTPRREEAADHIAVQANFVSYLFLKEAYALRRGDAEAAATTAAARNRFLAEHVGRSARGMRKRMGQAPRHLLDVVTWIARQAQPAADEARGGGP comes from the coding sequence ATGACGGCCGGCGGCGAGATCATGGCCCAAACCCTCGCGGCACGAGCCGCGGCCTGGCGCCTGGCGGCTGTTCTTTTGGAGCGCCCCCGGCCCGAGCGCACGGCCGAGATCGACCGACTCAGCTCCGAGGTCCACGATGCCGCCCTGGTCCTGTGCGCCCGAAGGGCCGGCAGCTGGAGCGAAGCCTCCTACCACAGGCTCTTCGGTCCGGGAGGAACCGCGTCTCCGCGAGAAGCGAGTTATTGCGGCTTCGAGGACCCGGGGCATCTCCTTGCGGCCCTCGAGTCCTGCTACCGCGCCTTTTCGTTCACTCCGCGCCGCGAAGAAGCCGCAGACCACATCGCCGTTCAGGCGAATTTCGTGAGTTATCTCTTCCTCAAGGAAGCTTATGCTCTCCGCCGCGGCGACGCCGAAGCCGCCGCAACGACCGCCGCCGCACGGAACCGGTTCCTCGCCGAACACGTCGGCCGCTCGGCGAGGGGCATGAGGAAACGCATGGGCCAGGCTCCGCGGCATTTGCTCGATGTCGTCACATGGATTGCGCGGCAGGCGCAGCCCGCGGCCGATGAAGCCCGCGGCGGCGGTCCGTAG
- a CDS encoding polysaccharide deacetylase family protein yields MGKPIAIEWPDKAKICVTFIIPWEVWPANFATHQSLQRHGGATLPPPNAVFKQNMALVTEREYGDRVGIWRIMEMFDRHQLKATFLMNGLKVEQFPDACREFKAQGHEFSSESYEHEYSFMYTREQERESIQKTVAAFEKVLGQKPTGYLSPGHASTPHTLELVAEAGFVWWADPLNSDNPYVLESRGRKVVVIPYNVPGCNDYSTYGTGRTPRDLLQIMKDQFDYLYWEGEQGYPKYFAFNLHPFVSGVPFRTKIIDEFIKYAKGFPKVWFARRIEIAEWWLQKGYP; encoded by the coding sequence ATGGGCAAACCGATCGCGATCGAATGGCCGGACAAGGCCAAAATCTGCGTGACCTTCATCATACCGTGGGAGGTTTGGCCGGCGAACTTCGCCACCCACCAGTCCCTGCAGCGGCACGGCGGAGCCACCCTGCCGCCGCCCAACGCGGTTTTCAAGCAGAACATGGCGCTGGTGACGGAACGAGAGTACGGCGACCGGGTCGGCATCTGGAGAATCATGGAGATGTTCGATCGCCACCAGCTCAAGGCGACCTTCTTGATGAACGGGCTGAAGGTCGAGCAATTTCCGGACGCCTGCCGCGAATTCAAGGCTCAGGGGCACGAGTTTTCCTCCGAGAGTTACGAGCACGAGTACTCGTTCATGTACACTCGCGAGCAGGAGCGGGAGTCGATCCAGAAAACGGTGGCGGCGTTCGAGAAGGTGCTGGGTCAGAAGCCCACGGGCTATCTCTCGCCCGGTCACGCTTCCACTCCCCACACGCTGGAGCTGGTCGCCGAGGCGGGCTTCGTCTGGTGGGCCGATCCCCTCAACAGCGACAACCCCTACGTTCTGGAGTCGCGCGGGCGCAAGGTGGTCGTGATTCCTTACAACGTTCCCGGCTGCAACGACTACTCCACCTACGGGACCGGGCGGACGCCGAGAGACCTTCTGCAGATCATGAAGGACCAGTTCGACTACCTCTACTGGGAGGGCGAACAGGGCTATCCGAAGTATTTCGCTTTCAACCTCCACCCGTTCGTCTCGGGCGTGCCGTTCCGCACCAAGATCATCGACGAGTTCATCAAGTACGCCAAGGGCTTTCCCAAGGTGTGGTTCGCTCGTCGCATCGAGATCGCCGAGTGGTGGCTCCAGAAAGGCTACCCGTGA